The following proteins are co-located in the Nocardioides piscis genome:
- a CDS encoding amidohydrolase family protein — MSALPADSLPSLIPAAPYRIDVHCHHIPDFYRLSLAEHGIVTAGGIPVPAWTPEYALAFMTEYGIQTQVVSLSEPGVGYLPAAAERLSMARKVNDYTRDTLIGGSALLKDRFGGFAVLPLGRSLSRADVRNAADEARRAVTHLGMEGVGLFSSYGPHYLGDPRLEPLMRTLNELGALVFVHPVTPPNFPDLRLPTFLYEFPFDTTRAAVSMAYRQVYTRWPRIRWIFAHAGGTLPFVATRARDLQRRRGLAPTLFRRRFDGRNLDFSTHYYDTALSPARSAVQAAVRVAPRSHLLFATDWPFAGPVFVVPGDPAPQLSESFDARQRREVERGNALTLMPRLTRRLENS, encoded by the coding sequence ATGAGTGCGCTCCCGGCAGACTCGCTGCCGTCGTTGATCCCGGCGGCGCCATACCGCATCGACGTCCACTGCCATCACATCCCGGACTTCTACCGCCTGTCACTGGCCGAACATGGGATCGTCACCGCCGGCGGCATCCCGGTCCCGGCCTGGACGCCGGAGTATGCGCTGGCGTTCATGACCGAGTACGGCATTCAGACGCAGGTCGTGTCGCTCTCTGAGCCGGGGGTGGGCTACCTCCCTGCTGCAGCGGAGCGGCTCAGCATGGCTCGCAAGGTTAACGACTACACGCGTGACACGCTGATCGGCGGGTCGGCTCTCCTGAAGGACCGCTTCGGCGGCTTCGCCGTCCTGCCCCTGGGCCGGAGCCTGAGCCGCGCTGATGTGCGCAACGCGGCCGACGAGGCACGACGGGCAGTGACCCACCTCGGCATGGAGGGCGTCGGGCTCTTCAGCAGCTATGGACCCCACTACCTGGGCGACCCCCGTCTCGAGCCCCTCATGCGGACGCTCAACGAGCTCGGGGCGCTGGTCTTCGTGCACCCAGTGACTCCACCCAACTTCCCGGACCTACGCCTGCCCACCTTCTTGTACGAGTTCCCGTTCGACACCACCCGCGCAGCTGTCTCCATGGCCTATCGACAGGTCTACACCCGCTGGCCGCGGATCAGATGGATCTTCGCCCACGCTGGCGGCACGCTCCCGTTCGTCGCTACGCGGGCCCGCGATCTCCAGCGTCGCCGCGGGCTCGCGCCGACACTGTTCCGTCGACGCTTCGACGGGCGCAACCTCGACTTCAGCACCCACTACTACGACACGGCGCTCTCACCGGCGCGGTCGGCCGTGCAAGCAGCCGTCAGGGTCGCGCCGCGTTCCCACCTACTCTTCGCCACCGATTGGCCCTTCGCGGGCCCTGTCTTCGTGGTCCCGGGCGACCCGGCACCCCAGTTGTCCGAGAGCTTCGACGCCCGCCAACGTCGGGAGGTCGAACGCGGAAACGCGCTGACGCTGATGCCACGGTTGACCCGAAGGCTGGAGAACTCATGA
- a CDS encoding IclR family transcriptional regulator has translation MTTVLGKTVLVLRAFTPEDRGVRLIELGRRTGLPKGTLHRLCGDLVATGLLERHDDRYRLGRLMFELGMRASVERDLLEVAMPYLQELRAAVDETVHLGVREGAEVVYVAKVVGHRQVTAPSRAGGRLGLHCTAVGKALLAHAPPEVVENVIADGLQRRAPRTLTAPGLLMAQLQQVRETGVAFEFEESTVGLVCVGAPVFGPDDDVVAAVSVAGPVTRFNPRLHATRVGSTAQRISATLIRQELSRS, from the coding sequence GTGACGACGGTGCTCGGCAAGACCGTCCTTGTTCTCCGGGCCTTCACCCCTGAGGATCGTGGCGTTCGTCTGATCGAGCTGGGTCGTCGCACTGGATTGCCTAAAGGCACCCTGCACCGACTCTGCGGTGACCTCGTGGCGACGGGCCTCCTAGAGCGTCATGACGACCGCTACCGGCTGGGTCGACTGATGTTCGAGCTCGGAATGCGGGCATCTGTCGAGCGCGACCTCTTGGAGGTAGCCATGCCCTACCTCCAAGAGCTGCGGGCAGCGGTGGACGAGACCGTTCATCTGGGGGTGCGCGAAGGAGCGGAGGTCGTCTATGTCGCCAAGGTGGTGGGTCATCGCCAGGTCACTGCACCGTCGCGCGCAGGAGGGCGTCTCGGCCTGCATTGCACAGCGGTCGGCAAGGCACTTCTCGCGCACGCCCCACCCGAGGTGGTGGAGAACGTCATCGCCGATGGCCTGCAGCGCCGGGCACCTCGGACCCTGACGGCTCCCGGCCTTCTCATGGCTCAGCTGCAGCAGGTTCGTGAAACCGGAGTCGCGTTCGAGTTTGAGGAGTCGACCGTGGGCTTGGTCTGCGTCGGTGCGCCAGTGTTCGGCCCCGACGACGACGTTGTGGCTGCCGTGAGCGTGGCAGGCCCGGTCACCCGGTTCAACCCTCGTTTGCACGCGACTCGCGTCGGCTCGACCGCCCAGCGAATTTCCGCCACGCTGATCCGCCAAGAGCTCTCCAGGAGCTGA
- a CDS encoding amidohydrolase family protein has translation MTYHPRVLRRRTALAVAAAVPISATALHAPPGSASGVAPSSEHPRHPRGPGTVDVHAHLLPDYYREALRRHGVRRVSGLPVPVWSPRLALRFMNSWHIAAQVLSVPDPAVSFLRTPGARVEMARRLNDTMAALATSSHGRWAGRFGGLAVLPLAADSTPEEIMAAATEARRALTELRLDGVSLLSNYGATYLSDPRFAPLLAALSDLGARVAVHPNVAGPIPATIMPPYLLEGAFNMTRAIVAMSYLQVFTAHPGIHWLMGEAGGALPYLAYRTSLLQLYPAAAQNLGLSDLDDQNIDYGGLSFDTAASAAPAAMSSVREVVPVEQILFGTDWPLRAPAPPRRGATQPALRKVFNEAELRRVTRTNALEHFPALAARMARAR, from the coding sequence ATGACGTACCATCCTCGCGTTCTACGACGCCGCACCGCGCTCGCGGTCGCGGCTGCTGTCCCGATATCCGCCACCGCGCTGCACGCCCCGCCCGGGTCTGCGTCGGGAGTGGCCCCCAGCTCGGAACACCCACGACACCCCCGCGGTCCGGGCACGGTGGACGTCCATGCTCATCTGCTGCCGGACTACTACCGCGAGGCCCTGCGCCGCCACGGCGTCAGGCGCGTGTCTGGTCTCCCCGTCCCGGTGTGGTCGCCTCGTCTGGCACTGCGGTTCATGAACTCATGGCACATCGCCGCCCAGGTGCTCTCGGTCCCCGACCCAGCTGTTTCGTTCCTCCGCACTCCCGGAGCGAGGGTGGAAATGGCGAGACGTCTCAACGACACCATGGCCGCCCTTGCAACCAGTTCCCACGGCCGCTGGGCCGGCCGCTTCGGCGGGCTTGCCGTGCTGCCATTGGCCGCCGACAGCACGCCTGAGGAAATCATGGCCGCGGCGACAGAAGCCAGACGCGCCCTCACTGAGCTGCGCCTGGACGGAGTGAGCCTGCTCAGCAACTACGGCGCCACCTATCTCAGTGACCCCCGATTCGCTCCCTTGCTGGCGGCGCTCAGCGACCTGGGGGCCCGGGTCGCGGTGCACCCGAACGTAGCTGGCCCGATCCCTGCGACGATCATGCCGCCGTACCTGCTCGAAGGCGCGTTCAACATGACCCGCGCGATCGTGGCCATGAGCTACCTGCAGGTGTTCACGGCCCACCCAGGCATCCACTGGCTGATGGGAGAGGCGGGCGGGGCTCTGCCCTACCTCGCCTACCGCACCAGCCTGCTGCAGCTGTACCCGGCCGCAGCCCAGAACCTCGGGCTCAGCGACCTCGACGACCAGAACATCGACTACGGCGGGTTGTCCTTCGACACGGCAGCAAGTGCAGCACCTGCTGCCATGTCCAGCGTCCGCGAAGTCGTGCCGGTCGAGCAGATCCTCTTCGGCACCGACTGGCCACTCCGTGCGCCCGCACCACCCCGACGGGGAGCGACCCAACCAGCCCTGCGAAAAGTTTTCAACGAAGCCGAGCTGCGCCGAGTCACTCGCACCAACGCCTTGGAGCACTTCCCGGCACTCGCTGCCCGGATGGCCCGAGCACGCTGA
- a CDS encoding VOC family protein, whose product MTVLSEGRAPGIDAFGAVHLGYVVVETERFSDWRRFGADAIGLHVDELSPNVTRFRMDEHECRFLLTRGPAEDVVGAGWQVDDHETFDAILGRATAAGVAVTEGTPDECALRGVDRLWRFPGPKGITTEIFIKAVTTAAPLQMLNSAFVTGASGMGHLAITTKEPEALRNYYNHVFNARLSDLIDENISGLKLKIRFLRVNERHHSIAVANIRGLRIDPIRTSIQHLNVQVATLEDMVASFERVKALGFHMAWSVGQHTNDRELSYYCVTPSGFEWEVGWNPVLITPELEATWEPVTYQGISIWGHTPVGETVLTKMNQFRLAVVSLRETEHTVPALSEIAAAVATTHASTHLSGNHR is encoded by the coding sequence GTGACCGTCCTCAGCGAGGGGCGGGCGCCGGGTATCGATGCCTTCGGCGCTGTGCACCTCGGGTACGTGGTGGTCGAGACGGAGCGCTTCTCCGACTGGCGGCGGTTTGGCGCCGACGCCATCGGGTTGCACGTCGATGAGCTCAGCCCGAACGTCACGCGCTTCAGGATGGACGAGCACGAGTGCCGGTTCCTGCTGACCCGTGGACCCGCCGAGGACGTGGTGGGGGCTGGGTGGCAGGTCGACGACCATGAGACGTTCGACGCCATCCTGGGTCGCGCCACCGCTGCTGGAGTCGCCGTCACGGAAGGCACACCCGACGAATGTGCGCTTCGCGGAGTTGATCGGCTCTGGCGCTTCCCAGGACCCAAGGGGATCACGACCGAGATCTTCATCAAGGCTGTCACCACGGCAGCGCCGCTCCAGATGCTGAACTCCGCCTTCGTGACCGGCGCCTCGGGCATGGGTCACCTGGCCATCACGACCAAGGAGCCCGAAGCGCTCCGCAACTACTACAACCACGTGTTCAACGCCCGGCTGAGCGACCTCATCGACGAGAACATCAGCGGCTTGAAGCTCAAGATCCGGTTCCTGCGCGTCAACGAACGTCATCACTCGATCGCAGTGGCCAACATCCGCGGGCTGCGGATCGATCCGATCCGGACGAGCATCCAGCACCTCAACGTCCAGGTCGCCACGCTCGAGGACATGGTCGCCTCCTTCGAGCGGGTCAAGGCCCTCGGTTTCCACATGGCCTGGAGCGTCGGGCAGCACACCAATGACCGCGAGCTCTCCTACTACTGCGTCACGCCCTCCGGGTTCGAGTGGGAGGTCGGATGGAATCCGGTGCTCATAACCCCCGAACTCGAAGCCACGTGGGAGCCCGTCACCTACCAGGGCATCTCGATCTGGGGTCACACCCCCGTCGGTGAGACCGTCCTGACCAAGATGAACCAGTTCAGGCTCGCTGTCGTGTCACTACGCGAGACCGAGCACACCGTTCCAGCCCTCAGCGAGATCGCGGCCGCCGTCGCAACCACCCACGCCAGCACTCACCTCAGTGGAAACCACCGATGA
- a CDS encoding FAD-dependent monooxygenase, with protein MAEEVQVRPTHAPIIVAGAGPVGTCLAIDAALRGVEVIIVEPRAAWDPPDAKCNTIAARTMETFRRFGIADQVRAAGLPDDYPTDTIYASSLSGPELTRIVMPSRVERSQPGFHDSEWPTPEPMVRESQLWLEPILRAKLTSLPNVRFMPRTQIEGYTQDDDGVTVHCRALDDDRAFDLRGGYLVGCDGGSSQVRKTMGVKLTGDAEIARTRTSLVRSGEIRSLFGDRRPAWMSWVVNHKARGVVVAINGDDLWLIHRAVPAGETDFEVVDLEQSIRDVLGVGPDFAFEVLRHEDWVGRRLVADRFRDGRVFVAGDAAHLWVPYAGYGMNAGIADAMNLSWLLSAVVNGWAEPTILEAYEAERLPITDQVSRLAMGKLEENAVAISARSIPKALGARHVVGRLMRRRLGEKLFNINLAQMSPEGLNFGYYYASSPIIVSDGEDAPAYDMGGHVPSTVPGCRLPHFWIGDKSILDFLGPDYTLIRFAPEVDLTALLDTRLPLTVVDVPVPADPAFKHKLLIVRADTHVVWRADALPRDIDDLAYRLRGGKSA; from the coding sequence ATGGCCGAAGAAGTACAAGTGCGACCGACGCACGCCCCTATCATTGTCGCCGGCGCAGGGCCCGTCGGCACCTGCTTGGCGATAGACGCGGCCCTACGTGGCGTCGAGGTGATCATCGTCGAGCCTCGCGCCGCCTGGGACCCGCCGGACGCGAAGTGCAACACCATCGCGGCCCGCACCATGGAGACGTTCCGGCGATTCGGCATCGCCGACCAGGTGCGCGCAGCAGGTCTGCCCGATGACTACCCGACCGACACGATCTACGCGTCCAGCCTCTCCGGGCCCGAGCTTACTCGTATCGTCATGCCGTCTCGTGTCGAGCGCTCCCAGCCCGGGTTCCACGACAGTGAGTGGCCCACTCCGGAGCCGATGGTCCGTGAGAGCCAGCTGTGGCTCGAGCCGATCCTGCGCGCCAAGCTGACCAGCCTGCCGAACGTGCGCTTCATGCCGCGCACGCAGATCGAGGGCTACACCCAGGACGACGACGGCGTCACCGTTCACTGCCGGGCACTCGACGATGACCGAGCCTTCGACCTGCGCGGGGGCTACCTCGTGGGGTGCGACGGCGGCTCGAGCCAGGTTCGCAAGACCATGGGGGTGAAGCTGACCGGGGACGCCGAGATCGCCCGGACCCGCACCAGCCTGGTGCGCTCGGGAGAGATCAGGAGCCTTTTCGGGGACCGCCGCCCCGCCTGGATGAGCTGGGTCGTGAACCACAAGGCCCGAGGCGTCGTCGTGGCAATCAATGGCGATGACCTCTGGTTGATCCACCGGGCCGTGCCTGCCGGAGAGACCGACTTCGAGGTCGTCGACCTCGAACAGTCGATTCGCGACGTGCTTGGCGTCGGACCCGACTTCGCCTTCGAAGTGCTCCGGCACGAGGACTGGGTGGGCCGCCGCCTCGTGGCGGATCGATTCCGAGACGGTCGTGTCTTCGTTGCGGGCGACGCCGCCCACCTGTGGGTTCCCTACGCCGGGTACGGCATGAACGCTGGCATCGCCGACGCGATGAACCTCTCGTGGTTGCTCAGCGCCGTCGTCAACGGCTGGGCCGAGCCGACGATCCTTGAAGCCTACGAAGCCGAGCGGCTCCCCATCACCGACCAGGTCTCGCGCCTGGCGATGGGCAAGCTGGAGGAGAACGCTGTGGCCATCTCCGCTCGGTCCATCCCCAAGGCTCTGGGCGCACGTCACGTGGTCGGACGCCTCATGCGGCGACGTCTCGGAGAGAAGCTGTTTAACATCAACCTCGCGCAGATGTCCCCCGAAGGCCTCAACTTCGGCTACTACTACGCCAGCTCGCCGATCATCGTCAGCGACGGCGAGGATGCTCCCGCCTACGACATGGGCGGCCACGTCCCCTCCACAGTGCCGGGTTGCCGGCTTCCTCACTTTTGGATCGGCGACAAGAGCATCCTCGACTTCCTCGGCCCTGACTACACCCTCATCCGCTTCGCACCGGAAGTGGATCTCACTGCGCTGCTTGACACGCGTCTACCACTGACGGTCGTCGATGTGCCCGTCCCAGCCGACCCGGCGTTCAAGCACAAGTTGCTCATTGTGCGTGCCGACACACATGTCGTGTGGCGAGCCGACGCTCTGCCCCGAGACATCGACGACCTGGCCTATCGACTCCGTGGCGGGAAGAGCGCCTGA
- a CDS encoding TetR/AcrR family transcriptional regulator, translating to MDRRKARTRQALIAAAQGFLAEGRTTVSIQDLTDRADVGFGSFYNHFESKDELFEEAVTSTLQAYALLRDELVAGIEDPAEVFAASFRLTGRLQRRLPEQVRVLLHKGTQLLVHEEGLAPRARHDLKVAFDAGRFDLDDVELGLMAVGGALLGLMQMLESDPTLDDADVSDRFTERVLRALGMTAAEAAEICRRPLPELPDFE from the coding sequence GTGGACCGCCGTAAGGCGCGCACCCGCCAGGCTTTGATTGCGGCGGCTCAAGGCTTCCTCGCCGAGGGGCGCACGACGGTGAGCATCCAGGACCTGACGGACCGAGCCGATGTGGGGTTTGGCTCCTTCTACAACCATTTCGAGTCCAAGGATGAGCTGTTCGAGGAGGCCGTTACCTCGACCCTCCAGGCCTACGCGCTACTGCGGGACGAACTGGTGGCCGGGATCGAGGACCCTGCTGAAGTGTTTGCGGCCAGCTTCAGGCTCACCGGTCGGCTGCAGCGCCGCCTGCCCGAACAGGTGAGGGTCCTGCTCCACAAGGGAACCCAGCTCCTTGTCCACGAGGAGGGCCTCGCACCGCGTGCGCGCCACGACCTGAAGGTCGCCTTCGATGCGGGACGTTTCGACCTCGACGACGTCGAACTCGGCCTCATGGCAGTAGGTGGGGCACTCCTCGGGCTGATGCAGATGCTCGAATCCGACCCCACCCTGGACGATGCAGATGTCTCGGACCGTTTCACCGAGAGGGTCCTGCGGGCCTTGGGTATGACCGCAGCGGAGGCAGCGGAGATCTGTCGGCGGCCTCTCCCCGAGCTTCCCGACTTTGAGTGA
- a CDS encoding bifunctional 3-(3-hydroxy-phenyl)propionate/3-hydroxycinnamic acid hydroxylase — translation MTEDIYDVAIVGYGPVGVTAANILGQRGLRVLVAERDANIYDRARAISTDEEVLRIWQRIGLAEHLKTDMLTDRPIDFVDEDGISFLRFTAPYRGNGHPAQLFIYQPALETALRDGASRFPNVEVFLQHEAVRFSQDDNGVDLTLLDLLADRVKRVRARYIIAADGGSSPTRGQLGISFEGRTYEDRWVVIDTKVKNEWPEVDRLRFHCNPSRPTVDCPTPLGHHRWEFPVLAGDDEQQLVSQEHIWQLLDDQGIGREHVEILRAVIYSHHVRFAARWRVGRIFLAGDAAHVMPPWIGQGMASGVRDVDNLCWKLADVLSGRLPESVLDTYEIERKPHVRAVTKKAVLAGRLITERRTWLARTRNVAFGLADRVDPVRRAIGNACWVPPTAYADGFLAQAVTRRRLGASTLIGRLLPQPHVTDERGNRILLDDATGHDWRVLALPQAYHDASWEVAGTAHVVVLPAGSAPMPGAVVDDDDVLVPWMRQRSITAIAVRPDGIIFAAAQQGSLGQSPLGVAEQSYAEPQR, via the coding sequence ATGACCGAGGACATCTACGACGTCGCGATCGTCGGCTACGGCCCGGTCGGCGTCACTGCCGCCAACATCCTCGGGCAACGCGGGCTGCGAGTGCTGGTGGCTGAGCGTGATGCCAACATCTACGACCGCGCACGGGCCATCTCCACCGACGAGGAGGTGCTGCGCATCTGGCAACGCATCGGCCTCGCGGAGCACCTCAAGACGGACATGCTCACCGACCGGCCGATCGACTTCGTAGACGAAGATGGGATCTCGTTCCTCAGGTTCACGGCGCCCTACCGGGGGAACGGGCACCCCGCACAGCTCTTCATCTATCAGCCCGCGTTGGAGACGGCGCTCCGTGACGGCGCGTCGCGCTTCCCCAATGTCGAGGTCTTCCTTCAGCACGAGGCCGTTCGGTTCAGCCAGGATGACAACGGAGTCGACCTCACGCTGCTCGACCTGTTGGCGGACCGGGTCAAGCGAGTTCGCGCCCGATACATAATCGCCGCGGACGGCGGCTCCAGCCCGACACGGGGGCAGCTCGGCATCAGCTTCGAAGGACGTACCTACGAAGACCGGTGGGTCGTGATCGACACCAAGGTCAAGAACGAATGGCCCGAAGTAGACCGGTTGCGGTTCCACTGCAATCCGAGCCGCCCCACAGTCGACTGTCCCACTCCCCTGGGCCACCACCGGTGGGAGTTCCCCGTGCTGGCTGGCGACGACGAGCAGCAGCTCGTCAGTCAGGAGCACATCTGGCAGCTCCTCGACGACCAAGGAATCGGTCGCGAGCACGTCGAGATCCTGCGTGCTGTCATCTACAGCCATCACGTCCGCTTCGCCGCCCGGTGGCGAGTGGGACGCATATTCCTCGCCGGAGACGCCGCCCACGTCATGCCTCCGTGGATCGGCCAGGGCATGGCGTCCGGGGTCCGCGATGTCGACAACCTGTGCTGGAAACTTGCTGACGTGCTGTCAGGGCGACTTCCCGAGTCGGTCCTGGACACCTACGAGATCGAGCGCAAGCCGCACGTACGAGCCGTGACGAAGAAGGCGGTCCTTGCGGGGCGCCTCATCACTGAACGACGCACTTGGCTGGCTCGCACACGCAACGTCGCTTTCGGACTCGCCGACCGGGTCGATCCGGTGCGCAGGGCCATCGGCAACGCGTGTTGGGTGCCCCCCACTGCGTACGCCGACGGGTTCCTCGCGCAAGCAGTGACTCGGCGCCGCCTTGGCGCCTCAACACTGATAGGTCGTCTCCTACCTCAGCCCCACGTCACTGACGAGCGCGGCAACAGGATCCTTCTCGACGACGCCACCGGTCACGACTGGCGAGTGCTCGCGTTGCCTCAGGCGTATCACGACGCCTCCTGGGAGGTCGCTGGCACCGCACATGTTGTCGTGCTGCCGGCCGGGAGTGCGCCGATGCCCGGGGCGGTCGTCGACGATGACGACGTCCTCGTGCCCTGGATGCGCCAACGGTCCATCACGGCCATCGCAGTGCGCCCGGACGGGATCATCTTCGCCGCGGCGCAACAGGGCTCCCTGGGGCAATCGCCCTTGGGTGTTGCCGAACAGTCCTACGCCGAGCCGCAGCGATGA